A portion of the Streptomyces platensis genome contains these proteins:
- a CDS encoding MASE1 domain-containing protein codes for MRHTEWLGRHGATAAWSLAVAAVYYGSAELGLLQELVRGQVTPLWPPTGIALTALLLLGPRIWPGIALGAFLVNVSLGPSPAVVLAIVAGNTLGPLLAYRLLRRAGFRVELDRLRDAVALVFLGALTGMLVSATIGSGALVLSGALPAAEFWPTWAVWWTGDAMGVLVITPVLLLLSAARWPTREQIRPLRWLEAALLVACTCAVTLLAVSSPVNLLYLVSPCLIWAAFRFQRAGAAPCALLVSTIAIVAAAESWGPFARHELLTNMATLQAFNGITALTALLLAAVVTERRNTHEEIRRVCAQLAEAISRLDPGAAVEQWPPPRKQNPDDDG; via the coding sequence GTGCGGCACACGGAGTGGCTCGGGCGTCATGGCGCCACCGCCGCGTGGAGCCTGGCTGTCGCCGCCGTCTACTACGGCAGCGCCGAGCTCGGGCTGCTCCAGGAACTGGTCCGCGGGCAGGTCACCCCGCTGTGGCCGCCGACCGGTATCGCGCTGACCGCGCTGCTGCTGCTCGGGCCGCGCATCTGGCCGGGGATCGCGCTCGGCGCCTTCCTGGTCAATGTGTCGCTGGGCCCATCGCCGGCCGTGGTGCTCGCGATCGTCGCGGGCAACACGCTCGGTCCGCTGCTCGCCTACCGGCTGCTCCGCCGCGCGGGGTTCCGCGTCGAGCTGGACCGGCTGCGGGACGCCGTCGCGCTGGTGTTCCTCGGCGCGCTGACCGGGATGCTGGTGAGCGCGACCATCGGCAGCGGCGCCCTGGTGCTCTCCGGGGCGCTGCCGGCGGCGGAATTCTGGCCGACGTGGGCGGTGTGGTGGACCGGCGACGCGATGGGCGTACTGGTGATCACGCCGGTGCTGCTGCTCCTCAGCGCCGCCCGATGGCCGACGAGAGAGCAGATCCGTCCGCTCCGGTGGCTGGAGGCGGCGCTGCTGGTGGCCTGCACCTGCGCGGTCACCCTGCTGGCCGTGAGCAGTCCGGTGAACCTGCTCTATCTCGTCTCACCGTGTCTGATCTGGGCCGCGTTCCGCTTCCAGCGGGCGGGCGCCGCCCCGTGTGCGCTGCTCGTCTCGACGATCGCGATCGTCGCGGCCGCCGAGTCATGGGGGCCGTTCGCCCGGCACGAGCTGCTCACGAACATGGCCACTCTCCAGGCCTTCAACGGGATCACCGCGCTGACCGCGCTGCTGCTCGCCGCGGTCGTCACCGAGCGGCGCAACACCCATGAGGAGATCCGCCGGGTCTGCGCCCAGCTGGCGGAGGCGATCTCCCGGCTGGATCCGGGCGCCGCCGTCGAGCAGTGGCCGCCGCCGCGGAAGCAGAACCCGGACGACGACGGCTGA